A single genomic interval of Shinella zoogloeoides harbors:
- a CDS encoding calcium-binding protein, with product MIIEAKGTQTEPKPVPSASRYLLKSMDRQSHGPKVVLLFLVGLVLYLKSMLPVWLTEPRAEKFEPVDDRTSAGEAEEPMEEIEPLAAAKRAEEPDDAVTTGSVLPKGTVGSASAQIIELFGGSAPMPPAVSLSDFLTPEKPLAWRDPSLPFVPVDSANDNRRSGGAPTGGGIPEIDDNDGPPPRVVDEDDDDDDDSTNRAPRVTGPVYLMDITGCIALAISLSDLLRNASDPDGDTLAIRNLQVSSGNLAVSPGGGWVFQAAAQMEGLVTITYQVTDGALSVTQRAIFKVVPENVVIGTDADDRILGSVCRDTIDGRDGNDNIDARSGDDTVFGGAGDDHIVAGEGHDTVYAGAGHDIVFGGAGNDRLSGGDGNDRMFGEEGDDILFGDAGDDVLSGGAGEDIVMGGEGNDLARGDAGNDRIDGGAGDDELHGDAGDDVLLGGEGHDVIHDGAGMDVVQAGAGDDRVVAALDAVADVYDGGEGSDTLDYSAAIEDVFIDLVNGTACGIEIGEDTISGFEAAIGGAGDDHFLAGGQTPALLEGGLGRNIFEFAQEPVAAVAVFEIADFKAGDRVKMKKYDIFEKVFDEFENEFAKIYGDHVDEDDVRIRYRNEYNETAATDHTVIEADFDRDDTYETTILLNGRYALVIVEAIA from the coding sequence ATGATCATCGAAGCGAAAGGCACCCAGACGGAGCCGAAGCCGGTGCCATCGGCAAGTCGCTACCTCCTGAAGAGCATGGATCGGCAGTCCCATGGTCCGAAGGTGGTTCTTCTCTTCCTCGTGGGCCTCGTCCTCTACCTGAAGTCCATGTTGCCGGTCTGGCTGACCGAGCCGCGTGCCGAGAAGTTCGAGCCTGTCGACGATAGGACGTCGGCGGGCGAGGCGGAGGAGCCGATGGAGGAAATCGAGCCGCTCGCCGCCGCGAAGCGGGCGGAGGAACCGGACGACGCGGTGACGACCGGTTCCGTCCTGCCGAAGGGCACCGTCGGGTCTGCCAGCGCGCAGATTATCGAGCTGTTCGGCGGCTCGGCTCCCATGCCGCCTGCCGTATCGCTTTCGGATTTCCTGACGCCGGAAAAACCGCTGGCGTGGCGCGACCCTTCCCTGCCTTTCGTCCCGGTGGATTCGGCGAACGACAACAGGCGGAGCGGCGGTGCTCCGACGGGTGGCGGTATTCCGGAGATCGACGACAACGACGGCCCGCCGCCGCGCGTCGTGGACGAGGATGATGATGACGACGACGATAGCACCAACCGCGCGCCGCGCGTGACGGGACCGGTCTATCTCATGGACATCACCGGCTGCATCGCCCTGGCGATCTCGCTGTCCGACCTCCTGCGCAACGCCTCCGACCCCGATGGCGATACGCTGGCGATCCGCAACCTTCAGGTCTCCTCGGGCAACCTCGCCGTTTCGCCCGGGGGAGGGTGGGTCTTCCAGGCGGCGGCCCAGATGGAAGGCCTCGTCACCATCACCTATCAGGTGACCGACGGGGCGCTTTCGGTCACCCAGCGGGCGATTTTCAAGGTCGTGCCGGAAAACGTGGTCATCGGCACGGATGCCGACGACCGGATTCTCGGATCGGTCTGCCGTGACACGATCGACGGCCGCGACGGCAACGACAATATCGATGCGCGCAGCGGCGACGACACCGTTTTCGGCGGCGCGGGCGACGACCATATCGTGGCGGGCGAAGGGCACGACACGGTCTATGCCGGCGCCGGCCATGACATCGTGTTCGGCGGGGCCGGCAACGATCGGCTCTCCGGCGGCGACGGCAACGACCGGATGTTCGGCGAAGAGGGCGACGACATCCTCTTCGGCGATGCCGGCGACGACGTTCTTTCCGGCGGCGCAGGCGAGGATATCGTCATGGGCGGCGAAGGAAACGATCTTGCCCGGGGCGATGCCGGGAACGACCGCATCGACGGTGGGGCCGGCGACGACGAGCTTCATGGTGACGCGGGCGACGATGTCCTCCTCGGCGGCGAGGGCCACGACGTGATCCACGACGGGGCCGGAATGGATGTCGTGCAGGCCGGTGCCGGCGACGACCGGGTGGTGGCCGCCCTCGACGCGGTGGCGGATGTCTACGACGGCGGCGAGGGAAGCGATACGCTCGATTATTCCGCCGCGATCGAGGATGTCTTCATCGATCTCGTCAATGGCACGGCCTGCGGCATCGAGATCGGTGAGGATACGATTTCGGGGTTCGAGGCTGCCATCGGCGGGGCGGGCGACGATCACTTCCTGGCCGGCGGGCAGACGCCCGCACTTCTCGAAGGCGGGCTTGGCCGGAACATCTTCGAGTTCGCCCAGGAGCCGGTCGCCGCGGTTGCGGTCTTCGAGATCGCCGATTTCAAGGCGGGCGACAGGGTGAAGATGAAGAAATACGACATCTTCGAAAAGGTCTTCGACGAGTTCGAGAACGAGTTCGCCAAGATCTACGGCGACCATGTCGACGAGGATGATGTGCGCATCCGCTACCGCAACGAATACAACGAGACGGCGGCGACCGACCACACCGTCATCGAGGCCGATTTCGACCGCGACGATACCTATGAAACCACCATCCTGCTCAACGGACGCTATGCGCTGGTCATCGTGGAGGCCATCGCCTGA